The proteins below come from a single Pichia kudriavzevii chromosome 2, complete sequence genomic window:
- a CDS encoding uncharacterized protein (PKUD0B03910; similar to Saccharomyces cerevisiae YLR452C (SST2); ancestral locus Anc_7.514) gives MVASTCKVSNQVSLTSLTRTPSGSIYHQDLKNIFSVLLYCLDLHDCSKRQSILSKINLKKEYPYTFTLEQAIQTMKRLYIKLQYKSTLTIFSYEINKHLSMELLQIFYFAKLLHCPADKTCKKIADKNTVLQPTPKGLAILHQFCLKMGIPDIEKQHVPKILTTEFNTMQLLEFDRHSRTDQIIHNYHSDKLIFIRIMGPIMNTWSSKNGPDSIKDLGSILKLKSKFKESNLYSSENANTNPLQDGAAFLLYLRKRQTDGAPEDENDGLEANDKETTRQNNLHVSSFHHRFFTNPDSDSHCQYYVSDKGIRFFKEKTVAVNGTNVTVTNCFSGKALVQYLMDCTDLMYPKDALKIATIFLSSGLIECKTYGQNIFFPKKNALYILTEKGNQIVKWKNYINSIQYDIPCTPFSNEFHKDTTSFKLVLKDPGLKYLFRNFMIENMCVENLDVYDDIVDFQKKNSVLKKMISLKTREKTRYLEEIQYDTVFNEFRSNAMKQKKLTIYTAINKLSEYNLSKVYSIFSMYISEDAPNEVNIDSKLRFEVQNYFQAKINFETTLVNILDLKMSIDVSNEQESDFCLKEVKHEGEVIEPLATPPATPSSFFCEEAQLWKVIPQQPPTLALKMCHIKKMSDSECSPTEILFTPKLKFLDDVSVYFEEIKRKIYRIMERDSFAKFLESDQFRENKTL, from the coding sequence ATGGTAGCCAGCACATGCAAAGTGAGTAATCAGGTCTCCTTGACATCGCTTACTAGGACTCCATCTGGAAGTATATACCAtcaagatttgaaaaacatcTTTTCTGTGTTGCTATACTGTCTAGATTTACATGACTGCAGCAAAAGACAATCAATCTTATCCAAAATtaatttgaagaaagaatatCCGTATACTTTTACATTAGAACAGGCGATACAAACAATGAAGAGACTGTACATTAAACTCCAGTACAAATCAACATTGACTATTTTTTCCTACGAAATCAACAAACATCTTTCAATGGAACTGCTACAAATCTTTTACTTCGCTAAATTACTCCATTGTCCAGCAGACAAAACCTGTAAGAAAATAGCAGATAAAAATACGGTTCTACAGCCGACCCCAAAGGGATTAGCAATTTTACACCAGTTCTGCTTAAAGATGGGGATCCCAGATATAGAAAAACAACATGTGCCTAAAATATTAACGACTGAATTCAACACAATGCAATTGCTTGAGTTTGATCGGCATTCAAGAACTGACCAAATTATTCACAACTATCACTCGGATAAATTGATCTTTATTCGTATCATGGGACCAATAATGAATACTTGGAGTTCAAAAAATGGACCAGACTCTATAAAAGACTTAGGTTCGATCTTAAAACTCAAGTCgaaatttaaagaatcTAATCTATATAGTTCAGAAAACGCAAACACAAATCCGTTGCAGGATGGAGCAGCTTTTTTACTGTACCTTAGGAAGAGACAAACAGACGGTGCACCCGAAGATGAAAACGATGGCCTAGAGGCAAAtgacaaagaaacaacaagaCAAAACAACTTACACGTTTCCTCATTTCATCATAGGTTTTTTACAAACCCAGATTCGGATTCTCATTGTCAGTATTATGTTTCTGATAAAGGTAttagattcttcaaagaaaaaaccGTGGCTGTTAATGGGACTAACGTCACTGTTACTAACTGCTTCTCGGGTAAAGCTTTAGTCCAATATCTTATGGATTGTACCGATTTGATGTATCCAAAAGATGCCTTGAAAATTGCtaccatttttctttcaagtgGCCTAATAGAATGCAAAACATATGgtcaaaacatttttttccccaaaaaaaatgccCTATATATTTTAACTGAGAAAGGAAATCAAATAGtcaaatggaaaaattatATTAATAGTATTCAGTATGATATTCCATGTACACCCTTTTCCAATGAATTCCATAAAGATACCACGTCTTTTAAACTAGTCTTGAAGGATCCAGGCCTAAAATATCTTTTCCGAAATTTTATGATAGAAAATATGTGTGTTGAGAATCTTGATGTTTACGATGATATTGTcgatttccaaaaaaagaattcggttttgaagaaaatgatatctTTAAAAACAAGGGAAAAGACTAGGTACTTAGAAGAGATACAGTACGATACAGTTTTTAATGAATTCAGATCAAATGcaatgaaacaaaaaaagcTCACAATTTATACAGCAATCAACAAACTTTCGGAGTataatctttcaaaagtATACTCCATATTTTCCATGTATATATCAGAAGATGCTCCAAATGAAGTCAATATCGACTCAAAGCTACGTTTTGAAGTTCAGAACTATTTCCAGGctaaaatcaattttgaaacaaCACTTGTAAATATCTTAGATCTAAAAATGTCTATAGATGTAAGCAATGAACAGGAGAGTGACTTTTGCTTGAAGGAGGTTAAGCATGAAGGGGAAGTTATAGAACCACTAGCAACCCCACCGGCAACACCATCAAGTTTCTTTTGCGAGGAAGCACAACTCTGGAAAGTAATACCCCAACAACCACCTACTCTAGCATTGAAAATGTGTCATATAAAGAAGATGTCAGATTCTGAGTGCTCTCCTACTGAGATCCTGTTTACTCCAAAACTTAAATTTTTAGACGATGTGTCTGTCTACTTCGAAGAgattaaaagaaaaatttatAGAATAATGGAGAGAGACTCATTTGCTAAGTTCTTAGAGTCAGACCAGTTTAGAGAGAACAAAACATTGTAA
- a CDS encoding uncharacterized protein (PKUD0B03920; similar to Saccharomyces cerevisiae YPL098C (MGR2); ancestral locus Anc_8.578), with product MPPVQQVQVQYQEPTLFDKMKMGFLMGSTVGAVSGLVFGGYAILKGGAPNGVVNTLGQYILGSGAFFGMFMSVGSIIRSEDLQYSNVGRPGNLAELKARMMARHMINMENMRKNL from the exons aTGCCACCAGTTCAACAAGTACAAGTGCAATACCAGGAGCCAACTTTGTTTGacaagatgaaaatgggCTTCCTTATGGGT TCTACAGTCGGTGCAGTTTCCGGTCTAGTTTTCGGTGGATATGCCATCCTGAAAGGTGGAGCACCAAACGGTGTCGTCAACACATTGGGTCAATACATCCTTGGTTCCGGTGCCTTCTTTGGTATGTTTATGTCTGTTGGTTCTATCATCAGATCGGAGGATCTACAATACAGCAATGTTGGCAGACCTGGTAACCTAGCTGAATTAAAGGCAAGAATGATGGCAAGACACATGATCAACATGGAAAATATGAGAAAGAACCTATAA
- a CDS encoding uncharacterized protein (PKUD0B03930; similar to Saccharomyces cerevisiae YOR329C (SCD5); ancestral locus Anc_7.66), producing the protein MAANFDWNTIPGITDNPAASPVQTDHFDDFFNSQLKQNQNQNFSSQSLTSTVHTAEQTLYTNLLHSNKQDSDISDALSQMKISPKNKSYSDDALDNLKAVTSSSPSELKPSHLNNVMEHVKHSSSADTVIPENDSSVPLSLAITDMEPKELKTYLRWYEDIRTRKINSKDVTIEDVFSFLQNFKIPDSIKERLKSSFSKWAHSLNIGQFFALMRLLAHSLHGEILTRSLVRRVAPIPSPVPILTKKRKVELTDDSDIFDEQNKGVKKKLDIDSFTEFLLTGERPVLRTGKTKDKKVKFSDVLVYSSSEKDSALESNLVESATHSSTHSLDFSLPMNQLLDKIKGVTNEVPHNTAEQAAQPLSQSVENEEDILRDVKTDTFKKVTERVVAQDENDGLTPLKPNLTGSASKSMREHFMQQFEKTFNYNSTNGSFNAPYTDISSLSAQSQDPPAMSNTLAALTANQNSSNPTSLTQKNSPVQFPHTLNAASPNIQNLFSGQPNNPSPQIQYTNPQNNTTLADFSQEKQQADYFGMISHNNHSVGLQFMGDINGNRGSISNANNNISSNNDTNNNTKNDSNKNTNFVTLPQPPTITRSRASSTASPPPIPPPPPRSRKSSRASAAMSNIPPPSAAATSPSLASNMNPALPPKPMLNDTQRKQYLSVTDEVSRPFNSTSPLGNCAHLNQYGSTVALSSVNLMQDNSPSPLNGMGIQNLQINGLSDANTQNGTGNQQLQTARLNGSNQGYPQYHGNVGSGVYQMNGAIPVRNASFNTQNIFMNQATGGGWAPSQYLTTTNPQQHQQQQQQQQRPQNTGNWSGWQI; encoded by the coding sequence CTATTCCTGGGATTACGGATAACCCGGCTGCCTCTCCTGTTCAGACGGACCATTTTGAcgattttttcaatagtcAACtgaaacaaaaccaaaaccagAATTTCAGTTCTCAGTCATTGACTTCTACTGTACATACGGCAGAGCAAACTTTATACACAAACCTCTTACATTCGAACAAACAGGATTCAGATATTTCTGATGCGTTAAgccaaatgaaaatatcacccaaaaataaatcttATAGTGATGATGCGTTGGACAATTTGAAAGCAGtgacatcatcatcaccatcagAGCTGAAGCCAAGTCATTTAAATAACGTAATGGAGCACGTGAAACATTCCAGTAGTGCAGACACTGTAATTCCCGAAAATGATAGTTCTGTGCCATTGTCACTAGCAATTACTGACATGGAACCTAAAGAGTTGAAAACTTATTTAAGATGGTACGAGGATATTCGAACCAGGAAAATCAATTCGAAAGATGTtacaattgaagatgtgttttcatttctaCAGAACTTCAAAATTCCTGACAGTATCAAGGAGAGActaaaatcatcattttccaAATGGGCTCATTCTTTAAATATTGGACAGTTTTTTGCTTTGATGAGGCTTTTGGCGCATTCTTTACATGGGGAAATTTTGACTAGGTCTTTGGTAAGACGAGTTGCACCGATTCCCTCGCCGGTTCCTATACTGACCAAAAAGAGGAAAGTGGAATTGACTGATGATTCAGACATTTTTGATGAACAGAATAAAGGggtcaagaagaaattagATATAGATTCTTTTACTGAATTCCTGTTGACGGGAGAAAGACCTGTGCTTAGAACTGGGAAAACTAAGGACAAAAAAGTTAAGTTCTCGGATGTTTTAGTATATTCTTCCTCTGAGAAGGATAGTGCACTAGAAAGTAACTTAGTGGAAAGTGCTACGCATTCATCCACACattctttggatttttctttgccGATGAATCAACTGCTAGACAAAATCAAGGGAGTCACCAATGAAGTACCACATAACACTGCAGAGCAAGCAGCGCAACCTTTGTCTCAATCTGTGGAGAATGAGGAGGATATCTTACGAGACGTGAAGACAGATACCTTTAAGAAAGTCACAGAAAGAGTAGTAGCTCAAGATGAGAATGATGGATTGACCCCCTTAAAACCAAATTTAACAGGTAGTGCATCTAAATCTATGAGGGAGCATTTTATGCAGcaatttgagaaaacatTCAACTACAATAGTACCAACGGTTCCTTTAACGCGCCATATACTGATATATCTTCTCTCTCTGCGCAATCACAAGACCCACCAGCAATGTCGAACACTTTGGCAGCTCTAACGGCAAACCAAAACTCTTCAAACCCAACATCTCTCACACAGAAAAACTCACCAGTTCAATTTCCTCATACTTTGAATGCAGCATCTCCaaatatccaaaatctATTTTCTGGTCAGCCTAACAATCCTTCACCACAGATACAATACACCAACCCACAAAACAATACCACGTTGGCTGACTTCAGTCAGGAAAAACAACAGGCTGATTATTTTGGAATGATTTCACATAATAATCATAGTGTAGGTCTACAGTTTATGGGTGATATCAATGGCAACAGGGGGAGTATTTCTAATGccaataataatatcaGTTCCAACAATGAtacaaacaacaatacTAAAAATGATAGtaacaaaaatacaaacttTGTTACTTTACCGCAGCCACCTACAATAACACGTTCAAGGGCATCCAGTACTGcatcaccaccaccaatacCACCACCGCCACCTAGATCTAGGAAGTCATCCAGGGCAAGTGCAGCAATGTCTAATATACCTCCGCCatcagcagcagcaactTCGCCTTCCTTAGCATCGAATATGAACCCAGCTTTACCACCGAAACCCATGTTGAATGACACTcagagaaaacaatattTGTCCGTAACTGATGAAGTTTCCAGACCCTTCAACAGCACCAGCCCTTTGGGTAACTGTGCTCATTTGAACCAGTATGGCAGCACTGTTGCTCTATCTAGCGTTAATCTGATGCAAGATAACAGCCCATCGCCTCTTAATGGGATGGGCATTCAGAACTTACAAATCAATGGGCTTTCTGATGCAAATACACAAAATGGAACGGGcaatcaacaacttcaaacGGCACGCCTCAATGGATCTAATCAAGGATACCCGCAATACCATGGCAATGTTGGAAGTGGAGTTTATCAAATGAACGGTGCAATACCAGTACGAAACGCCTCGTTCAATACTCAGAACATTTTTATGAACCAAGCTACGGGTGGTGGATGGGCGCCATCGCAGTACCTGACCACAACCAATcctcaacaacatcaacagcaacagcaacagcaacaacgGCCACAAAATACAGGGAACTGGTCTGGTTGGCAAATATAA